In Gammaproteobacteria bacterium, the genomic window CGCCCTGAAGGAGCGCGAAGCGCGCGCTTTATACGCTGGATTCCCGCCCCTGTTCAAGCCAGGGGCAAGCTCTGCGCGGGAATGGCGAGGGGGTGCGCGGGAATGGCGGGGATGGGAATCTTTTCCCCTGGATTGCGTAACGGTCGGCAGGCGTCCCCGCGCCCCGTGCCGCCCCCGGAGATTTGTTGCTAAAATGACCGCCTGCGACAGGGGCGAGGTCATGGTCGGGCGAGGTCATGGTCGCAGTGAATGCCGCGCATGAGGATGCGCCATGAGCAGGCGCGCGAATAGAGGAGAACGACGAACATGCCGATCCGGGAATACCAGGGAAAACGGCCCAAGGTGGCGCAGTCGGCCTATGTGGACGACACCGCGCTGGTGCTCGGCGACGCGCGGGTGGACGAGGATGTCTCGATCTGGCCGATGGCCGTGGTGCGCGGCGATGTGAACTCCATCGTCATCGGCCAGGGCAGCAACATTCAGGACGGCGCGGTCCTGCACGGAACCCACGACAGCAAGTATTCCCCCGGCGGCTTCTCGCTGCGGGTCGGCCAGTACGTCACCGTCGGCCACCGCGCCATCCTGCACGCCTGCAAGGTGGGCGACCACTGCCTGGTCGGCATGGCGGCCACCGTGATGGACGGCGCCGTGCTGGAACAGCGGCTGATGGTCGGCGCCGGGGCGCTGGTGACCTCGGGGCAGCGGCTGCAAGAGGGCTACCTGTATTGCGGCGTGCCGGCGCGCCGCCAGCGGCGGCTGCGGTTGCAGGAAATGGAATACCTGGAATATTCCGCACTCCATTACATGCGGCTGAAAGACGAGTACCTGCAGGCCGGTTGAGCCCGATGCGCGGCATTTCCGGGCGCCGGGGGACGGCGCCGTGCTAAACCGGGAGTGGTTTTCCGAGTTCACCGAGGGCGACGGCCTGGCTACCTCCCTCAAACTGCGCCGCAAACTGCACGAAGAGCGCACGCCCCACCAGCACATCGCAGTCTATGAGACCGAGACCTTCGGCAACCTGCTGCTGCTGGACGGCATCATCATGCTGACCGCGCGCGACAACTACATCTACCACGAAATGATGACGCATACGCCGCTGTTTTCGCATCCCGCGCCGCGCGACGTGCTGATAGCGGGCGGCGGCGACTGCGGCAGCCTGCGCGAGATCGCCAAGCACCGCGAGGTGGCCTCCATCACCCAGGTGGAGCTGGACGAACGGGTAGTGCGCGCCGCCGAGCGTTTCTTCCCCGAGTTATGCGCGGCCAACGGCGACCCCCGGGTGCGGATGATCTTCGACGATGCCGTCGCCTGGCTGGCGCGGGCCGGGGAGCGCACCCTGGACGTGCTGGTGCTGGACACCCCGGACCCGGTCGGCCCGGCCCGGCGCCTGTTCTCGGAGCCCTTCTACCGCGATTGCCTGCGGGCGCTGCGCCCCGGCGGCATCCTGACGGCGCAGACGGAGTCGCCGCTGCTGGATCTCGATTTTTTGCGCCAGACGCAAGACGCCTTGCAGCGCGCCGGCTTCGCCGAAGTGCGCACCGTACTGTTCCCGGCCTGCAGCTATCCCTCGGGCTGGTGGACGGCCAGCATGGCGCGCAAGGGGCGGCCCTTCGACGGCTTCCGCGAACAAGACGCGAGGGAGAAAGAATTCCCCACCTCGTATTACAACGCCGGGATCCACGTCGCCAGTCAGGTCCTGCCGGAGGCCCTGCGCGAGGCCCTGGAGCCAGACGCGCCGGCGTCATGAACGGCGCGCGGGAACGCTTCGACGTGATTGTCGTCGGCGGCGGCCACGCCGGCACGGAGGCGGCGCTGGCGGCGGCGCGTCTGGGCGCCCGCACCCTGCTGCTCACGCAGGCCCTGGACTCGCTGGGCCAGATGTCCTGCAATCCGGCGCTGGGCGGCATCGGCAAGGGGCATCTGGCGCGCGAGATTGACGCCCTGGACGGGGCCATGGCGCGCCTGGCCGACCGTTGCGGCATTCAGTTTCGCATCCTGAACGCCTCCCGGGGCGCCGCCGTG contains:
- a CDS encoding gamma carbonic anhydrase family protein codes for the protein MPIREYQGKRPKVAQSAYVDDTALVLGDARVDEDVSIWPMAVVRGDVNSIVIGQGSNIQDGAVLHGTHDSKYSPGGFSLRVGQYVTVGHRAILHACKVGDHCLVGMAATVMDGAVLEQRLMVGAGALVTSGQRLQEGYLYCGVPARRQRRLRLQEMEYLEYSALHYMRLKDEYLQAG
- the speE gene encoding polyamine aminopropyltransferase; the encoded protein is MLNREWFSEFTEGDGLATSLKLRRKLHEERTPHQHIAVYETETFGNLLLLDGIIMLTARDNYIYHEMMTHTPLFSHPAPRDVLIAGGGDCGSLREIAKHREVASITQVELDERVVRAAERFFPELCAANGDPRVRMIFDDAVAWLARAGERTLDVLVLDTPDPVGPARRLFSEPFYRDCLRALRPGGILTAQTESPLLDLDFLRQTQDALQRAGFAEVRTVLFPACSYPSGWWTASMARKGRPFDGFREQDAREKEFPTSYYNAGIHVASQVLPEALREALEPDAPAS